From the genome of Manduca sexta isolate Smith_Timp_Sample1 chromosome 14, JHU_Msex_v1.0, whole genome shotgun sequence, one region includes:
- the LOC115447053 gene encoding RUN and FYVE domain-containing protein 1 has protein sequence MLMGQYIKMADEMQNEIIDLPDTVEELQEYTLRLREQLIFCQIGREKAHEAENELRSQLLDHATLFRQQEAELASLRTQLTSANEQLEQVATEREQMRELADKLRTSTDLTEQLLEDKKRLQAEMLELRTRVSALQQELDNSEKVQQDFVRLSQSLQVQLQRLREAECEVRWQHDDDVSECPECHASLPTNKKKVHCRHCGRIFCASCVSGTVPAGPRRVPARVCALCRTLLQPHAPPYFSTGPPDHA, from the exons ATGCTGATGGGACAGTACATAAAAATGGCGGACGAAATGCAAAACGAAATCATCGACTTACCAGATACCGTGGAG GAACTGCAAGAGTACACGCTGCGACTCCGCGAGCAGCTGATCTTCTGCCAGATCGGGCGAGAGAAGGCGCACGAGGCCGAGAACGAGCTGAGGTCGCAGCTGCTGGACCACGCCACGTTGTTTCGACAGCAGGAGGCCGAGCTGGCCAGTCTGAGGACTCAACTCACTAGTGCCAA TGAGCAGCTGGAGCAGGTGGCGACGGAGCGCGAGCAGATGCGCGAGCTGGCCGACAAGCTGCGCACCTCCACCGACCTCACCGAGCAGCTACTAGAGGATAAG AAACGTCTGCAAGCGGAGATGCTGGAGCTGCGCACGCGCGTGTCGGCGCTGCAGCAGGAGCTCGACAACAGCGAGAAGGTGCAGCAGGACTTCGTCAGGCTCTCGCAGTCACTGCAG GTCCAGCTGCAGCGGTTGCGCGAGGCGGAGTGCGAGGTCCGGTGGCAGCACGACGACGATGTCAGCGAGTGTCCCGAGTGTCACGCCAGTCTGCCCACCAACAAGAAGAAG GTGCACTGCCGTCACTGCGGGCGCATATTCTGCGCGTCGTGCGTGTCGGGCACGGTGCCGGCCGGGCCGCGCCGCGTGCCCGCGCGCGTGTGCGCGCTGTGCCGCACGCTGCTGCAGCCGCACGCGCCGCCCTACTTCAGCACCGGCCCGCCCGACCACGCCTGA